In the Helicoverpa armigera isolate CAAS_96S chromosome 28, ASM3070526v1, whole genome shotgun sequence genome, one interval contains:
- the LOC110378276 gene encoding proton-coupled amino acid transporter-like protein pathetic encodes MNQEIMLPSYFGGYGPPARFRAKNNPVDAKNYDFRANRTFASAPNTVIESVFHMLMFGLGGGLVVLHGAYMECGIWTALVVNIALAALIGYCSCTLVWSAQKLYGRVVMPTLTYPDIMEATVLLCPWKLFRKTARCLRYLVEFTIMLNLYGSCCVLVIMIARNLKELVSGDNTINDSDDPPLKVYILILMIPCIIICMVTDLKILAPFALICDMFAVVLIVITLWYAFHNSKVSPLDRAPYRSVMGLFEFMSVCTFVLEPVSYALPVENNMNEPKKFHNVVMIAMSINTVAMITVGFVGFWHYGNFAVSPITIHLPFSPFALTLKVGLCIILYVIYSMCFYVAFDIEWFYLKRHHQMSNYWFWERLYRTIHVIILIMIAYCLPNVTRLMGIIGALCTSPAVFIYPYFIELLLDWEHPGLGRCKWRLLRFIVMLTFGLVLFVAGTYYNGLGMYLELENRPKANISFNPENQAPELERKEINFEIGTELSVDPKKSLNLTDEGKHNNDLNVALPYEVPYNLFDPNLNANYSTKNKATIVFEYYNTTLIDNNNIATNLRRYENLAPKANETINITPENKNLIINNILPDINNYTVLFNSTTPIMPVFNNVTALANNFTNILPLQ; translated from the exons ATGAATCAGGAAATTATG CTTCCCAGTTATTTTGGAGGCTACGGCCCACCAGCCAGGTTTCGAGCCAAAAATAATCCAGTGGACGCCAAAAACTATGACTTTCGTGCTAACAGAACTTTTGCATCTGCACCCAATAC tgTCATAGAGTCAGTATTTCATATGCTGATGTTCGGTCTCGGTGGAGGTCTGGTAGTACTGCATGGAGCATACATGGAATGTGGTATCTGGACGGCGTTAGTCGTCAACATTGCTCTGGCCGCTCTCATCGGCTACTGTTCTTGT ACCCTAGTGTGGTCAGCTCAGAAACTGTACGGTCGAGTCGTGATGCCTACGCTCACATACCCTGATATAATGGAAGCTACCGTGCTTCTATGTCCATGGAAGCTATTCCGCAAAACGGCCAGATGTTTAAG ATATCTAGTCGAATTTACAATTATGCTCAACCTCTACGGTTCCTGCTGTGTCCTGGTCATCATGATAGCCAGGAATTTGAAGGAGTTAGTTTCGGGAGATAATACTATTAATGATTCTGACGACCCGCCACTAAAAGTGTATATTCTGATACTAATGATACCATGTATAATTATCTGCATGgtcaccgatttgaaaattttagcaCCTTTTGCTTTAATTTGTGATATGTTTGCCG TTGTCCTAATCGTAATAACTTTATGGTATGCATTCCACAATTCCAAAGTAAGTCCACTGGATCGTGCGCCTTATAGGAGTGTGATGGGATTGTTCGAATTTATGAGCGTTTGCACATTTGTACTGGAACCAGTTAGTTACGCTCTGCCtgttgaaaataatatgaatgaacCGAAGAAATTTCACAATGTTGTCATGATTG CGATGTCAATAAACACAGTGGCTATGATAACAGTAGGTTTTGTTGGGTTCTGGCACTATGGAAACTTTGCTGTATCACCTATCACCATACATCTGCCATTTTCACC TTTCGCCTTAACTCTAAAAGTGGGACTTTGTATAATACTCTACGTCATATACTCTATGTGTTTCTACGTGGCTTTCGATATAGAATGGTTTTACCTCAAGAGGCACCATCAGATGTCCAACTATTGGTTTTGGGAGCGACTGTATAGAACTATCCATGTGATCATCTTGATAATGATCGCTTATTGTCTTCCTAATGTCACACGATTGATGGGGATT ATCGGTGCCTTATGTACAAGTCCCGCAGTTTTCATCTACCCTTATTTCATAGAGCTACTATTGGATTGGGAGCACCCAGGGTTAGGCCGCTGCAAATGGAGACTCCTAAGATTCATCGTCATGCTAACCTTTGGTCTTGTCTTATTCGTCGCTGGTACTTACTACAACGGTCTAGGAATGTATTTAGAACTTGAAAACCGTCCCAAAGCAAATATTTCCTTTAATCCTGAGAACCAAGCACCCGAGTTGGAaagaaaagaaattaattttgaaatcggtACCGAATTGTCTGTCGATCCTAAGAAAAGCTTGAATTTAACCGATGAGGGTAAACATAATAATGATTTGAACGTTGCATTGCCTTATGAAGTtccttataatttatttgatccAAATCTTAATGCGAATTATTCGACAAAAAATAAGGCAACAATTGTCTTTGAGTATTATAATACCACTCtgattgataataataatattgcaaCGAATTTACGTCGATATGAAAATCTCGCTCCAAAAGCAAATGAAACGATAAATATtacacctgaaaataaaaatttaattattaataatattttacctgatatcaataattatacagttttatttaatagtacGACTCCAATTATGCCTgtatttaataatgttacagCCTTAGCCaataattttactaatattttacctttacaataa
- the LOC110378278 gene encoding probable beta-hexosaminidase fdl: MYSDETSCSDCKLELIEKRWTQLLLNWVNKCVHPKTPVKELHSKCLMQIIHKYEQDICADDIDKDILCCGDIEQFIKYKYPILRLRQFWDAKQLPKKLYILHTVLLFHCCVSSVDGAVDSDICANLDKDEQEMILKFCERLSDMEVTANNIEWAVRDAYEAIESSTKPYKKKIPERKSPDMKAFVSDSTNPCTTSEDLSMNSMISEPSAAESMQKKFDALKFKSSITVLPSVVTDADKSSYSELDYVINYGSKSDLSEKEPYDDTSKVVSKVNVFGGPLATELPEERRCQPNCSCSRCVPSGPCCGDPGSSMAACESSDKEEVKEVVQFLKTESRIFKRFRKKRWRFKLPFELNWKIYLIIAVIVLLIIITTVLLMVPWKKISRKTSIPHKIEDFKIETGQEARVFQMNSYICKNGLCEKVYEPTSEYMYSSLSRCTLICMGPQLWPYPIGYTYFSKKIVVLATDKLEYKFQSVPSEAVHLYLAEAFKLFLGELAKLERYSIGTRQMNLSRDIMIKKMYIQMDVESDPDPRIRLDTEESYTIKIETLNNQVSMKLFAASFCGMRHALETLSQLILLDQTTGNLITLSNMVIKDAPSYKYRGLMLDTGRNYIPVPDIMRTIDAMASCKLNTFHWRISDVASFPLYLPAVPQLFEYGSYSKHHVYTKEDVKAVVKRAGVRGIRVLLEVAAPGPVGRAWSWIPEATCPTKNRNFTCNNVLCLRLGIHDSVFDILQIIYSEILEMTKISDVFHLSDSVFSLANCFYLIEEREGFLDKALERLKLANKGFLPKLPIVWYTAHLTKDYEARTWDRYGVQLTEWHPNPSEQFLSRFKVIHSTRWDLSCDIKKQRCVKYRTWQDMYAWKSWRNIEVFTIEGGEAMLWTDIVDSGNLDYHLWPRAAAVAERLWSDIALNGSVTGPVYVRLDSHRWRMVLKSVQVQPIWPLYCSFSPGICLQKIKK, from the exons atgtatTCAGATGAAACGTCTTGTTCGGATTGCAAGTTAGAATTAATTGAAAAGCGATGGACGCAACTCTTATTGAATTgg GTAAACAAATGTGTCCACCCCAAAACTCCTGTAAAGGAACTGCATAGTAAATGTCTGATGCAAATAATCCATAAGTATGAACAAGACATCTGTGCTGATGACATCGACAAAGATATACTGTGTTGTGGTGATATTGAGCAGTTTATCAAGTATAAATACCCGATTTTGAGGCTTAG ACAATTCTGGGACGCAAAACAGTTGCCGAAGAAGTTATACATCCTACACACAGTCCTACTGTTCCATTGCTGCGTCAGCtctgtagatggcgctgtggaCAGTGATATATGCGCCAATCTAGACAAAGATGAACAAGAGATGATTTTGAAGTTCTGTGAGAGACTGTCTGATATGGAAGTCACGGCTAATAATATTGAGTGGGCTGTCAGAG ACGCCTACGAAGCTATAGAATCATCAACAAAACCATACAAAAAGAAGATTCCAGAACGAAAATCACCTGACATGAAAGCATTTGTATCTGACTCCACCAACCCTTGCACAACATCTGAAGACCTTTCAATGAATTCCATGATCTCCGAACCGTCAGCCGCAGAGAGCATGCAAAAGAAATTCGATGCTTTAAAATTCAAATCTTCTATAACTGTCCTACCCTCAGTTGTTACTGACGCTGACAAGTCATCGTATTCAGAACTTGATTACGTCATCAATTATGGTTCCAAATCAGATTTGAGCGAAAAAGAACCTTATGATGATACATCTAAGGTTGTAAGTAAAGTTAACGTTTTTGGGGGTCCTTTGGCCACTGAACTCCCTGAag AACGTCGATGCCAACCAAACTGCTCTTGCAGTAGATGTGTTCCCTCTGGGCCCTGCTGCGGCGACCCTGGTAGTTCCATGGCCGCCTGCGAAAGTAGTGACAAAGAAGAAGTCAAAGAAGTGGTCCAGTTCTTGAAGACAGAGAGCAGAATATTTAAGCGCTTCCGTAAAAAGCGGTGGCG GTTTAAGTTACCATTCGAATTAAACTGGAAGATTTACCTAATAATAGCAGTGATTGTACTGCTGATAATCATAACTACAGTCCTACTTATGGTTCCTTGGAAAAAAATATCCCGAAAAACTTCAATTCCTCATAAGATCGAAGATTTCAAGATAGAGACGGGTCAAGAAGCCAG AGTATTCCAAATGAACTCCTATATCTGCAAGAACGGTCTCTGCGAAAAAGTCTACGAGCCAACATCAGAATATATGTACAGCTCATTAAGTAGATGCACTTTAATATGTATGGGTCCCCAGCTATGGCCATATCCCATAGGATACACCTACTTCAGTAAAAAGATCGTAGTCTTGGCCACAGACAAACTTGAATATAAGTTCCAATCAGTACCTTCGGAGGCAGTCCATCTCTATTTAGCAGAAGCTTTCAAACTTTTCCTCGGAGAATTAGCAAAATTGGAAAGGTACTCCATTGGTACAAGACAAATGAACTTATCAAGAGATATAATGATTAAAAAGATGTATATTCAGATGGATGTGGAGTCAGACCCTGATCCTAGAATAAGGTTAGACACGGAAGAAtcttatacaataaaaattgaGACTTTGAATAACCAAGTTTCAATGAAGCTATTTGCAGCATCGTTTTGTGGCATGAGACATGCTTTAGAAACTCTTAGCCAGTTGATATTATTAGACCAGACAACTGGGAACCTCATTACTTTATCAAACATGGTTATAAAAGACGCTCCCAGTTACAAATATAGAGGTCTGATGCTAGACACGGGGAGGAACTACATCCCAGTACCAGATATAATGAGAACGATAGATGCTATGGCATCCTGCAAGCTTAATACTTTTCATTGGAGAATATCTGACGTAGCAAGTTTTCCTCTGTACTTACCAGCCGTTCCACAACTTTTTGAATACGGATCTTATAGCAAACATCACGTTTATACTAAAGAAGATGTGAAAGCAGTAGTGAAAAGGGCTGGGGTAAGAGGTATAAGGGTCCTTCTAGAAGTCGCAGCTCCTGGCCCAGTAGGAAGAGCCTGGTCTTGGATACCCGAAGCCACGTGCCCAACGAAGAACAGAAACTTCACTTGCAATAATGTTCTTTGTCTTAGACTCGGGATCCACGATTCAGTGTTTGATATActccaaattatttattcagaaattTTGGAGATGACGAAGATATCAGATGTTTTCCATTTGAGCGATAGCGTGTTTTCTTTGGCTAATTGCTTTTATTTGATAGAAGAGAGGGAAGGATTTTTGGATAAGGCTTTAGAAAGATTGAAGCTGGCTAACAAAGGGTTCTTGCCGAAGTTGCCAATTGTTTGGTATACTGCGCATTTGACAAAGGACTACGAAGCTAGGACTTGGGACAG ATATGGAGTGCAACTAACGGAATGGCATCCGAATCCTTCAGAGCAGTTCCTCAGCCGATTCAAGGTCATCCATTCAACTAGATGGGACCTTTCCTGTGACATTAAGAAGCAAAGATGTGTCAAATACAG GACATGGCAAGACATGTACGCCTGGAAGTCGTGGAGGAACATCGAAGTCTTCACCATAGAAGGAGGAGAAGCAATGCTTTGGACTGATATTGTTGACTCGG GTAATTTGGACTATCACTTATGGCCGAGAGCGGCGGCGGTAGCGGAACGTTTGTGGTCTGACATCGCTCTCAACGGGTCTGTCACAGGACCAGTTTACGTCAGACTGGACAGCCATAG ATGGCGCATGGTGTTAAAATCAGTGCAAGTGCAACCAATATGGCCGCTTTATTGCAGTTTCAGTCCCGGCATTTGTttacagaaaataaagaaataa